In one window of Pseudodesulfovibrio sediminis DNA:
- the trmFO gene encoding methylenetetrahydrofolate--tRNA-(uracil(54)-C(5))-methyltransferase (FADH(2)-oxidizing) TrmFO: MAQVAIVGGGLAGCDCAWQLAEAGTMVTLYEMKPDKHSEAHSEDGLAELVCSNSFRATGPSAAVGLLKEEMTALGSLIMEAAMATRVPAGGALAVDRTLFSEYITDKIENHALITVVRQEISSLDAEELQGADAVVIAAGPLASAELTESLMASVGDERLYFYDAIAPIISRDSVDFDKVFWGSRWKPEDDDYLNCPMSEEEYTAFVKALLEGEKVQPRDFEKEIHFEACLPVEAMAERGEMTLAFGPLKPVGFVDPKTGERPFAIVQLRTENVDKTSFNLVGFQTKLKYPEQKRIFRMIPGLENAEFLRLGSIHRNTYVNAPQVLDETLQLNAKPGYYLAGQITGVEGYLESAACGLWLGLSLSRRLHGKGLVELPPETALGALLSHLRTEPVKQFQPSNVNFGLMPGLQKKMKKKLRKEAYGVRAQEAFAEWLNAAELKDTEV; this comes from the coding sequence ATGGCACAAGTGGCAATAGTGGGCGGTGGACTGGCAGGATGTGACTGCGCATGGCAGTTGGCTGAGGCCGGAACCATGGTCACGCTCTATGAGATGAAGCCGGACAAGCATTCCGAAGCGCATTCCGAGGATGGACTGGCCGAGTTGGTTTGTTCGAACTCCTTTCGCGCCACAGGTCCCAGTGCTGCGGTCGGGTTGCTCAAGGAAGAGATGACTGCGTTGGGCAGTCTGATCATGGAAGCGGCCATGGCAACGCGTGTCCCTGCTGGTGGGGCGCTGGCCGTGGATAGGACACTGTTCTCCGAATATATCACTGACAAGATCGAAAACCATGCCTTGATCACGGTTGTTCGTCAGGAGATTTCCTCTCTTGATGCCGAGGAGTTGCAGGGGGCTGATGCCGTCGTCATAGCTGCCGGACCTCTGGCCAGTGCAGAACTGACTGAAAGCCTCATGGCTTCTGTCGGTGATGAGCGTTTGTATTTCTATGACGCTATCGCGCCGATTATTTCCCGTGATTCCGTTGATTTCGATAAAGTCTTTTGGGGATCACGCTGGAAGCCGGAGGACGATGATTACCTCAATTGTCCCATGTCCGAAGAGGAATACACGGCGTTTGTTAAAGCTTTACTTGAAGGTGAGAAGGTCCAGCCGCGCGACTTTGAAAAGGAGATCCACTTCGAGGCCTGCCTGCCTGTCGAGGCCATGGCTGAGCGTGGTGAGATGACGCTTGCCTTTGGGCCGCTCAAGCCGGTGGGGTTTGTTGACCCGAAAACCGGAGAACGTCCCTTTGCCATTGTCCAGTTGCGCACGGAGAACGTGGACAAGACCTCTTTCAATCTCGTCGGTTTTCAGACCAAGCTCAAATACCCGGAGCAAAAACGTATCTTTCGCATGATTCCTGGTTTGGAAAATGCCGAATTTCTTCGTCTCGGATCCATTCACCGGAATACCTATGTCAATGCGCCACAGGTGTTGGACGAAACGTTGCAGCTCAATGCAAAGCCGGGATATTATCTGGCTGGGCAGATCACAGGTGTGGAAGGATATCTTGAATCGGCCGCCTGTGGCCTCTGGCTGGGACTCTCCCTGTCGCGTCGCCTTCATGGTAAGGGCCTGGTCGAACTCCCACCGGAGACGGCTCTGGGGGCTTTGTTGAGCCATCTGCGGACTGAACCGGTCAAGCAGTTCCAGCCATCCAATGTCAATTTTGGTCTCATGCCCGGGCTGCAAAAGAAGATGAAGAAGAAGCTGCGCAAGGAAGCCTATGGAGTGCGGGCGCAGGAGGCGTTTGCCGAGTGGTTGAACGCAGCCGAGCTGAAGGATACCGAGGTATAA
- a CDS encoding O-acetylhomoserine aminocarboxypropyltransferase/cysteine synthase family protein, which translates to MADKPYGPQTLALHAGHTPDSDTGSRAVPIHQTTAYLFRDADHAANLFALKEPGYIYTRLMNPTTDVLEQRLAALHGAAGALATASGMAAIFYTVTTITSAGQNFVTGSNLYGGTQTLFEHTLKRFGIEVRFVDSSDPANFEAAIDENTRLVYSEAIGNPRCNVDDLLGIAAVAHKHGLPFVLDATVAPPPIFNPFDFGCDIAVHSLTKIIGGHGVAMGGAIVEKGDFDWGASGNYPELTAPDPTYNNVNLWEVLGGADSKQCPVFTTKVRIGLLRDTGATISPHNSFLIIQGMETLPLRARQHCENAQKVAEFLETHYAVEWVNYAGLASHPDHDRAKNTFPMGPGAVFGFGVKGGLEAGRKFIESVELCSHLANILDAKTLVIHPASTTHGQSTPEEQLAAGVPSDLIRISIGLEDIEDIIADLDLALSKSQR; encoded by the coding sequence ATGGCCGATAAACCATATGGTCCTCAGACTCTGGCTCTGCATGCGGGGCATACGCCTGACAGCGACACGGGGTCCCGTGCCGTCCCCATCCATCAGACCACGGCTTATTTGTTCCGTGACGCGGATCACGCAGCAAACCTCTTTGCCCTCAAGGAACCGGGATATATTTATACCCGCCTCATGAATCCGACCACAGACGTGTTGGAGCAACGATTGGCCGCCTTGCATGGTGCTGCAGGTGCGCTGGCAACAGCCTCTGGTATGGCTGCCATTTTTTATACGGTCACAACCATCACCTCGGCCGGACAGAATTTTGTCACGGGTTCCAACCTTTATGGCGGAACACAGACGTTGTTCGAACACACGTTGAAACGCTTCGGTATCGAGGTCCGGTTTGTGGACTCAAGCGATCCAGCCAATTTTGAAGCGGCCATTGATGAGAATACGCGGCTGGTTTATTCCGAGGCTATTGGCAATCCTCGTTGCAATGTCGATGACTTGCTGGGCATTGCAGCCGTGGCGCACAAGCACGGTCTGCCTTTTGTCCTTGATGCCACAGTTGCGCCCCCGCCCATATTCAATCCTTTTGATTTCGGCTGTGACATTGCGGTGCATTCGCTGACCAAGATTATCGGTGGTCATGGTGTGGCCATGGGCGGAGCCATAGTGGAGAAGGGCGACTTTGATTGGGGAGCATCAGGCAACTATCCCGAGTTGACCGCTCCAGACCCGACATACAACAATGTCAACCTCTGGGAAGTACTGGGGGGAGCCGACAGCAAGCAGTGTCCCGTCTTTACGACCAAGGTAAGAATAGGCTTGTTGCGCGATACGGGCGCAACCATATCGCCGCACAACAGTTTTCTCATCATTCAGGGGATGGAAACCCTGCCGTTGCGTGCTCGCCAGCACTGTGAAAACGCACAGAAGGTGGCCGAGTTTCTGGAAACGCATTACGCGGTGGAATGGGTGAATTATGCCGGTTTGGCCAGTCATCCTGATCATGATCGTGCCAAGAACACCTTTCCGATGGGGCCTGGCGCTGTCTTCGGCTTTGGCGTTAAGGGCGGTCTCGAAGCTGGCCGGAAGTTCATTGAGTCAGTAGAGTTGTGTTCACATCTGGCCAATATTCTTGATGCCAAGACATTGGTCATTCATCCGGCATCTACCACACATGGACAATCCACCCCCGAAGAACAGTTGGCAGCCGGCGTACCTTCCGATCTCATTCGTATCTCCATCGGCCTGGAAGATATAGAGGATATCATTGCCGATCTTGATCTGGCCCTGTCCAAATCTCAGCGATAA
- a CDS encoding S1C family serine protease — translation MRQASLVLALFVCVILVLSACKATSHKAGSGLSDSLSARVDALLDQGKYNEASDLVVANYSFFSSNIKDSEISAMTKRLVKALDVALSPQINALAHGAVSVQWPAERVAWPQVQEKMVTLEKLVAELNTVHAFRYVELRPASYTAAVATYEECVQKIVSDAPVAFARYPLGSGQDFFDAYPVSLDASAFLAANEAIWRDALTAMSHAQVESFCKVYGATLPDAARRKLGQRYFTTLCPSPKTADLTNILAAYEQCRSVGLEPDSIPDLKIAFLQVTSPDLIKDKALDFGLNVRLDLPFDASRASMRKAFNHEAVKEADILILVNIAVSKVRRVVARREKVKSTFVSGYTKEVNPEYEIVKTELESATAEHTAAKNKEVTPWMYSLTLNLMEESAKDDLVEETGQSLQAVRDTFRKTPQYISVAQYHPYQVIKAHMDIYKFATVHYYVVDKRKSEFFRDTFDISEQSYFTVCYAMEDSDPNREMFMQTSVLEDDVVRYELEPATVRLSDLLNQFVSRPAEAARFSSMADVQRAFIADRSDAQLARKNATYGYDKYADKRFDSVVVVRNTGTGIGTGFYVTDNMVLTNYHVVEESQYVQLKMFDQREMMGRVVARDAQLDLALIQADVRGRPVCFYDKRELPLGESLEVIGHPDGLEFSITRGVISSLRRTAPINFAQSSAEVLYIQTDAATNGGNSGGPVFYGNSVVGVQDWGVTHLASGVAAQGLNFSIHYSEVFKFLDDQGITVCKGSK, via the coding sequence ATGCGTCAAGCGTCTTTAGTTTTGGCCCTGTTTGTCTGCGTGATTCTTGTTCTGTCAGCGTGTAAGGCGACTTCCCATAAAGCGGGGAGCGGATTGTCGGATTCATTGTCAGCCAGGGTTGACGCCTTGCTTGATCAGGGCAAGTACAATGAAGCATCTGACTTGGTTGTCGCCAATTATTCCTTTTTTTCCAGTAATATCAAAGATTCCGAAATTTCAGCTATGACCAAGCGACTGGTCAAGGCGCTTGATGTGGCTTTGTCGCCACAGATCAATGCACTCGCTCATGGGGCGGTCTCGGTGCAGTGGCCTGCTGAGCGTGTGGCATGGCCGCAGGTTCAGGAAAAGATGGTGACTTTGGAAAAGTTGGTTGCAGAACTCAATACTGTACATGCTTTCAGGTATGTGGAATTGAGACCGGCATCCTATACTGCTGCTGTGGCTACCTATGAAGAATGCGTGCAGAAAATTGTGTCGGATGCTCCTGTGGCTTTTGCACGGTATCCCCTTGGGAGCGGGCAGGATTTTTTTGACGCGTATCCTGTGTCACTCGATGCATCGGCATTTCTCGCGGCCAATGAAGCAATCTGGCGGGATGCTCTTACAGCAATGTCGCATGCTCAGGTCGAGTCGTTTTGCAAGGTCTATGGAGCGACGCTGCCGGATGCTGCGCGCCGGAAGTTGGGGCAACGCTATTTCACCACCTTGTGTCCGTCTCCCAAGACCGCGGATTTAACCAATATCCTGGCCGCTTACGAGCAATGTCGCTCAGTGGGACTTGAGCCGGACTCCATACCTGATCTCAAGATTGCTTTTTTGCAGGTCACCAGTCCGGACCTCATCAAGGACAAGGCTCTTGATTTTGGCCTCAATGTGCGCCTTGACCTTCCTTTTGATGCTTCCAGGGCAAGTATGCGCAAGGCGTTCAATCATGAAGCCGTGAAGGAAGCGGACATTCTTATTCTCGTCAATATAGCTGTATCAAAGGTCAGGCGGGTCGTGGCCCGGCGGGAGAAGGTCAAATCCACCTTTGTCAGTGGGTATACCAAGGAAGTGAACCCGGAGTACGAGATCGTCAAAACAGAGCTTGAATCTGCCACGGCGGAGCATACGGCTGCAAAGAACAAGGAAGTCACGCCCTGGATGTATTCCCTGACGCTCAATCTCATGGAGGAGTCTGCCAAGGATGATCTTGTGGAGGAGACAGGACAGTCTCTGCAGGCCGTGCGGGATACATTCAGAAAGACGCCCCAGTATATTTCTGTAGCCCAGTATCATCCGTATCAGGTGATCAAGGCTCATATGGACATCTATAAGTTTGCTACGGTGCACTATTATGTGGTGGACAAACGGAAGAGTGAATTCTTCAGGGATACTTTTGATATCAGTGAACAATCCTATTTTACGGTTTGTTATGCCATGGAAGATTCCGATCCCAACCGGGAAATGTTCATGCAGACCTCCGTGCTGGAAGATGATGTGGTTCGGTATGAACTTGAACCGGCTACTGTCAGGTTGTCGGACCTTCTGAATCAGTTTGTCAGTCGTCCGGCAGAGGCCGCACGGTTTTCATCCATGGCTGACGTGCAGAGAGCGTTTATCGCAGACAGAAGCGACGCACAGCTGGCTCGAAAAAATGCGACCTATGGCTACGATAAATATGCTGATAAACGGTTTGACAGTGTCGTGGTGGTCAGGAACACGGGCACTGGCATTGGGACCGGATTTTATGTGACCGACAACATGGTCCTGACAAACTATCATGTCGTGGAAGAGTCCCAATATGTTCAGCTGAAAATGTTTGATCAACGCGAGATGATGGGGCGTGTTGTTGCCAGAGACGCCCAACTTGATCTGGCGCTGATACAGGCGGATGTGCGTGGCCGGCCAGTTTGCTTTTATGACAAAAGGGAACTGCCGCTGGGCGAGTCGCTTGAGGTCATTGGGCATCCGGACGGACTGGAGTTTTCCATCACTCGGGGAGTCATCAGCTCTCTTCGCCGGACCGCTCCCATCAACTTTGCACAGTCCAGTGCCGAGGTCCTGTATATTCAGACAGATGCGGCCACCAACGGTGGCAATTCAGGTGGGCCGGTATTCTATGGCAACTCTGTCGTCGGGGTGCAGGACTGGGGCGTGACACATCTTGCATCCGGCGTGGCTGCTCAGGGGTTGAATTTCTCAATTCACTATTCGGAAGTTTTCAAGTTTCTCGATGATCAAGGCATCACAGTGTGCAAGGGGAGTAAATAA
- the traT gene encoding complement resistance protein TraT: MFKKRQTLPIVLALVLVLTACVARQQNPHQLVEDEKTGYSYGAIKDGEFIADPAMFRNAKLKLRIRNTTGDSSLDIKIFRQQLEKSYGDLGYEITDGDDFGILLDVNVRYFGQVTEMLPAEYSFLGAAAGGVVGATPGIQSGRSADSLTGAAGGAVVGAALTEIMRNYATEETFIIISSITMGTVMPERVEDETTISFVTGKKVKEKKTNFKGFRSRDTVNLAVYAGGMMAAKSDIINEVRARHLRILRDII, translated from the coding sequence ATGTTCAAGAAAAGACAGACGTTACCGATTGTATTGGCCTTGGTTCTCGTTTTGACCGCATGTGTTGCCCGGCAACAGAATCCGCATCAATTGGTTGAGGATGAAAAGACCGGGTATTCTTATGGAGCGATTAAAGATGGTGAATTCATTGCCGATCCGGCCATGTTTCGCAATGCAAAGCTCAAGTTGCGCATACGTAACACCACGGGTGATTCCTCTTTGGATATAAAGATTTTTCGTCAGCAGTTGGAAAAGTCGTATGGTGATCTTGGGTATGAAATCACTGATGGTGACGACTTCGGCATCTTGCTGGATGTCAATGTCCGTTATTTCGGTCAGGTGACTGAAATGCTGCCAGCGGAATACTCCTTTCTAGGTGCCGCGGCAGGAGGCGTTGTCGGAGCGACTCCCGGCATACAGAGCGGGCGATCAGCAGATTCGTTGACCGGTGCAGCAGGGGGAGCCGTCGTTGGTGCGGCTTTGACTGAAATTATGCGTAACTATGCTACGGAAGAGACGTTTATTATCATTTCGTCCATCACCATGGGAACAGTCATGCCGGAGCGTGTTGAAGATGAAACGACCATCTCTTTTGTGACCGGCAAGAAAGTGAAGGAAAAGAAAACCAACTTCAAGGGATTCAGGTCTCGTGATACGGTCAATCTCGCTGTGTACGCAGGGGGAATGATGGCGGCCAAGTCGGATATCATCAACGAGGTGCGAGCTCGTCATCTCCGCATATTGCGGGACATAATTTAA
- a CDS encoding ferredoxin-thioredoxin reductase catalytic domain-containing protein: MDAKQLYEMLKKVQEPKGYYFNKDMEMTMPLLESLLINKERLGYMACPCRLANGEYEADKDIVCPCTYREDDVKEYGACYCALYVSKEYNEDSGEKEVVPERRPPENILF, from the coding sequence ATGGATGCCAAACAACTCTACGAAATGTTGAAAAAAGTGCAGGAGCCCAAGGGATACTACTTCAACAAGGACATGGAAATGACCATGCCGCTCCTTGAAAGCCTGCTCATCAACAAGGAACGACTCGGCTATATGGCCTGCCCCTGCCGACTGGCCAATGGCGAATATGAAGCTGATAAGGACATCGTCTGCCCCTGCACCTACCGCGAGGACGACGTCAAGGAATACGGAGCCTGTTACTGTGCCCTGTATGTCAGCAAGGAATACAATGAAGACTCGGGTGAAAAGGAAGTGGTCCCGGAACGGAGACCCCCTGAAAACATCCTGTTCTAA
- a CDS encoding glutaredoxin family protein, translating to MANFISTLFKKLIFKEPDEAVRSDKQTSSKPFDMEAFQMNDIKVYALSTCIHCRNAKKYLDECGVKYECIHVDELSGDERKQVVDEIKNHNPAVSFPTIIIKDKVVVGYHKDKIDKALED from the coding sequence ATGGCCAACTTCATCAGTACGTTGTTTAAAAAACTCATTTTCAAAGAGCCTGATGAGGCGGTAAGATCTGATAAACAAACGTCGAGCAAACCGTTCGACATGGAGGCATTTCAAATGAACGACATTAAGGTTTACGCCCTTTCCACCTGTATACATTGCAGAAATGCAAAAAAGTATCTGGATGAATGCGGTGTCAAATATGAATGCATTCACGTAGATGAGCTCTCCGGAGATGAACGCAAACAGGTCGTCGACGAAATCAAGAATCACAATCCGGCCGTCTCTTTCCCAACCATCATCATCAAAGATAAAGTTGTGGTCGGCTACCACAAGGACAAAATCGACAAAGCTCTGGAGGATTGA
- a CDS encoding amino acid ABC transporter permease → MPTIHKTRIRITLLDAAILAALAGLFGFIAYKAVTGLNYHWNWSVIPQFLLRFDEPTQSWKPGLLTLGLFATIRLSIWSGLLAISLGTLIGFFRVSRSLFKRLIAGTYVGLIRNTPPLVLIFIFYFFIGDQIMTLLHMDNFIYAMNPETKDVLSYLFGPMNRFPQFVSALITLALFEAAYIAEIVRAGIESIDPGQWEASTGTGMTKAQAMRHVIFPQAIQRMLPALAGQFISIVKDSAIVSVISIEELTFQAQQLMTTTYRSFEIWTLVFVMYFILTFLCSLAVRRLELTMKRD, encoded by the coding sequence TTGCCAACCATACACAAAACCCGCATACGCATAACCCTGCTGGATGCCGCCATACTGGCGGCTCTGGCAGGGCTGTTCGGCTTCATCGCCTATAAGGCCGTCACAGGGCTGAACTACCACTGGAACTGGAGTGTTATCCCGCAATTCCTGCTACGGTTTGATGAACCAACGCAATCGTGGAAACCCGGCTTGCTCACGCTCGGTCTTTTCGCAACAATCAGGCTCAGCATATGGTCAGGCCTGCTCGCCATCTCCCTTGGCACCCTCATCGGTTTTTTTCGCGTTTCACGCAGTCTCTTCAAACGACTGATTGCCGGCACCTATGTGGGACTTATCAGGAACACCCCTCCACTGGTGCTCATATTCATCTTTTATTTTTTCATCGGCGATCAGATCATGACGCTTCTGCACATGGATAACTTCATCTATGCCATGAATCCTGAGACAAAAGACGTGCTGAGCTATTTATTCGGCCCCATGAATCGCTTTCCACAATTCGTATCCGCACTGATCACACTGGCACTGTTCGAAGCCGCCTATATCGCCGAAATAGTCCGAGCCGGCATCGAATCCATTGACCCCGGACAATGGGAAGCCTCCACGGGCACGGGCATGACAAAAGCTCAGGCCATGCGGCATGTTATTTTTCCCCAAGCCATACAACGCATGTTGCCAGCCCTGGCCGGACAGTTTATATCAATTGTCAAGGACTCGGCCATCGTCTCCGTCATTTCCATCGAAGAATTGACGTTCCAGGCCCAACAGCTCATGACCACGACCTACCGGAGCTTTGAAATCTGGACCCTGGTCTTCGTAATGTACTTTATTCTCACGTTCCTCTGCTCACTTGCTGTCAGGAGATTGGAACTCACCATGAAGAGAGATTGA
- a CDS encoding transporter substrate-binding domain-containing protein, protein MKLVRLATLTCLSCLLALIIGCSQQPVQQKAGEKAAPAKTSQLDTILKRGVIKVGFDTFKPWAMKNKNGEYIGFEIDVAKKLAEDMGVQVEFVPTKWSGIIPALLTGKFDIIIGGMSITPQRNLKVNFSIPYEFSGMSVVASKKLAGGRTMASEFNNPATTVAVRLGTTAAEVTKNFLPKAKILFFDEESQTIQELLNERVHAVVASNPLPMNLAKEYPDQLFLPFKEDFTREPISFAVKKGDPDFLNWLNNWVLYTSSKGWLQNRYEYWFYTNEWENQIQ, encoded by the coding sequence ATGAAACTTGTACGTCTTGCAACCCTCACCTGCCTTTCATGTCTGCTCGCGCTCATCATTGGATGCAGCCAGCAACCAGTCCAGCAAAAAGCTGGAGAGAAAGCAGCTCCAGCCAAAACCAGCCAGCTCGACACCATTCTCAAACGCGGTGTTATCAAAGTCGGTTTTGATACATTCAAGCCCTGGGCCATGAAGAACAAAAACGGGGAATACATCGGCTTTGAAATCGATGTCGCCAAAAAACTGGCTGAAGACATGGGCGTTCAAGTCGAATTTGTCCCCACCAAGTGGTCCGGCATCATCCCCGCACTCCTGACCGGAAAGTTCGATATCATCATCGGCGGCATGTCCATCACTCCTCAACGCAATCTCAAAGTCAACTTCTCCATTCCCTACGAATTCTCCGGTATGTCCGTGGTTGCGAGCAAAAAACTGGCAGGCGGTCGAACCATGGCCTCCGAATTCAACAATCCGGCCACCACTGTCGCCGTTCGCCTTGGAACCACTGCCGCGGAAGTCACCAAAAACTTCCTGCCCAAGGCCAAGATTCTCTTCTTTGACGAAGAATCCCAGACGATTCAGGAGCTGCTCAACGAGCGCGTCCACGCCGTGGTCGCTTCAAACCCGCTCCCCATGAACCTAGCCAAGGAATACCCCGACCAGCTCTTCCTGCCCTTCAAGGAGGATTTCACTCGTGAACCGATTTCGTTTGCCGTGAAAAAAGGCGATCCCGACTTCCTGAACTGGCTCAACAACTGGGTCCTGTACACCTCAAGCAAAGGCTGGCTCCAGAACAGATACGAATACTGGTTCTACACCAACGAATGGGAAAACCAGATTCAGTAG
- a CDS encoding amino acid ABC transporter permease encodes MPIDQIVKPPSPSRIPASVLIDTAKYIAVMAAVAILLSIGTQRLGYNWQWYRIPQYLGQFTDEGFRWGLLMQGLGVTFQITSISLLLMLMIGLGTALMRMTNSWAARGVARCYMEIIRNTPLLIQIFFIYFVLAPILGVSGFWSAIIALSLFEGAYASEIFRAGITSINKGQWEAAKSLGMSSAPMYRHIILPQAIRRVLPPLTSQAVSLIKDSALVSTVAILDLTQQGRMIDAETFLTFEIWFTVAAIYLVITLILSGIVRILEQRFSI; translated from the coding sequence ATGCCTATCGACCAGATCGTCAAGCCACCATCTCCTTCAAGAATACCGGCTTCGGTGTTAATCGACACTGCCAAATATATCGCAGTGATGGCCGCTGTTGCCATACTGCTGTCAATAGGCACCCAACGGCTCGGATACAACTGGCAATGGTATCGCATTCCCCAATATCTCGGGCAATTCACTGACGAGGGATTCAGGTGGGGACTCCTTATGCAGGGGCTGGGCGTCACCTTTCAGATAACCTCCATCAGTCTATTGCTCATGCTGATGATCGGCCTGGGAACCGCGCTCATGCGTATGACCAATTCATGGGCCGCACGTGGCGTGGCACGTTGTTATATGGAAATAATCCGTAACACCCCGCTGCTTATCCAGATATTCTTCATCTATTTCGTGCTGGCTCCCATTCTGGGAGTCAGCGGATTCTGGTCAGCCATTATCGCGCTCAGCCTGTTTGAAGGCGCCTACGCATCCGAAATATTCCGAGCAGGTATCACTTCCATTAACAAGGGACAGTGGGAGGCTGCCAAAAGCCTCGGGATGTCCTCTGCGCCCATGTACCGTCACATCATTCTGCCCCAGGCCATTCGCCGGGTCCTGCCTCCGCTCACGAGCCAGGCCGTGTCGTTGATCAAAGATTCCGCGCTGGTTTCGACCGTGGCCATTCTGGACCTGACGCAACAGGGCCGCATGATTGATGCGGAAACATTTCTGACCTTTGAAATTTGGTTTACTGTTGCCGCCATATATCTTGTCATCACCTTAATCCTGTCAGGGATTGTGAGAATACTGGAGCAACGCTTTTCCATTTAA
- the tmk gene encoding dTMP kinase, whose amino-acid sequence MFITFEGIEGTGKSTQIKLLTEYLESRGKEVFLTLEPGGSRVGKELRKMLLHVDNKDITPITELFLYLADRAQHIAQVIRPELEAGRIVLCDRFADSTIVYQGYGRGLDTQVLKELNEVAVDGLWPDLTIVLDINPEIGLKRATLRNIQDGKAKEEGRFEAEHLTFHDRIREGYLTWAAFHKDRMKVVSAASTPEDVFTRIREIIDPLLEDKA is encoded by the coding sequence ATGTTTATTACCTTTGAAGGCATAGAAGGCACCGGCAAATCGACTCAAATAAAGCTTCTCACCGAATACCTTGAATCCAGAGGCAAAGAAGTCTTCCTGACCCTGGAACCGGGCGGGAGCCGCGTTGGCAAGGAGCTCAGAAAGATGCTTCTCCATGTGGACAACAAGGATATCACCCCTATCACGGAGTTATTTCTCTATTTGGCAGATCGTGCCCAACACATCGCGCAGGTCATTCGTCCTGAGCTGGAAGCCGGACGAATCGTACTCTGCGACCGTTTTGCTGACTCTACCATCGTATACCAGGGATATGGCCGCGGATTGGACACACAGGTCCTCAAAGAGCTCAACGAGGTCGCAGTAGACGGTTTGTGGCCCGACCTGACCATTGTTCTGGACATCAACCCTGAAATAGGTCTGAAACGAGCCACACTTCGCAACATCCAGGACGGCAAAGCCAAGGAAGAAGGAAGATTCGAAGCTGAACACCTCACTTTCCACGATCGCATTCGCGAAGGCTACCTGACCTGGGCCGCATTCCACAAGGATCGCATGAAAGTGGTTTCCGCTGCTTCCACCCCGGAAGATGTGTTCACACGCATCAGGGAAATCATCGATCCGCTTTTGGAGGACAAGGCCTGA
- a CDS encoding 3'-5' exoribonuclease YhaM family protein, with the protein MGKKSQYIHDMAPGQPVNDIFLLASANQAQSRNGPYWNITFQDATGKIDGKIWSPKSQEYPALAPGQMAHVQGFVENYRDKNQLKVDHMELLETPHPDVDMGDFLPTSAVPPQELMEAVEELVTEHMKHKPWKLFCKNVLGNEEIRTRLLSAPGAKTVHHAYVGGLLEHTLQVARSCMAQCDVYPTLDRQTLLAGAIFHDLGKAWELSGGLTNDYTDEGRLLGHIQIGQNKLEPFLKKAKSLDESLKLHLRHLITSHHGEHDFGAPVRPKTPEAFVLHFVDNMDAKLNIIEQAYVDMDKNGQEWSPYMRFLERNVYRAPTTPDPSAKKNEKPENQCLLPLKA; encoded by the coding sequence GTGGGAAAAAAGTCGCAATATATTCATGATATGGCTCCCGGCCAACCGGTAAATGATATTTTTCTCCTGGCATCGGCCAACCAGGCACAGTCTCGAAACGGCCCATACTGGAACATTACATTTCAAGATGCCACAGGTAAAATCGACGGCAAAATATGGAGTCCGAAAAGCCAGGAATATCCTGCTCTTGCCCCCGGACAGATGGCCCATGTGCAAGGTTTTGTTGAAAATTACCGAGACAAGAATCAACTCAAGGTCGACCACATGGAACTCCTTGAGACACCCCATCCTGATGTGGATATGGGCGATTTCCTGCCCACATCCGCCGTACCGCCTCAAGAGCTTATGGAGGCCGTGGAGGAACTTGTTACCGAACACATGAAACACAAGCCATGGAAGCTGTTTTGCAAAAATGTGCTCGGCAACGAAGAGATTCGTACACGCCTGCTTTCGGCCCCCGGAGCAAAAACCGTCCACCACGCATATGTAGGCGGATTGCTTGAACACACGTTGCAGGTAGCCCGATCCTGCATGGCGCAGTGTGATGTCTACCCTACTCTGGATCGCCAGACACTGCTCGCCGGCGCCATCTTCCATGATCTCGGAAAAGCGTGGGAACTTTCCGGCGGTCTGACCAACGACTATACGGACGAAGGTCGTCTGCTCGGCCACATCCAGATCGGCCAGAATAAGCTGGAACCGTTTCTGAAGAAAGCCAAATCGCTGGATGAAAGTCTCAAGCTGCACCTGCGCCACCTGATCACCAGCCATCATGGTGAGCACGATTTCGGAGCGCCTGTACGCCCGAAAACGCCTGAGGCATTTGTCCTCCACTTTGTGGACAACATGGACGCAAAGCTGAATATTATCGAACAAGCCTATGTAGACATGGACAAAAATGGTCAGGAGTGGTCTCCTTACATGCGCTTCCTTGAGCGCAATGTGTATCGCGCCCCGACAACCCCAGACCCATCTGCCAAGAAGAACGAGAAACCGGAGAACCAATGTTTATTACCTTTGAAGGCATAG